Within Desulfobacter sp., the genomic segment GGTCTAGACAAATCGCTTTTTTTCAATACCCGTTTATAGTATAGAGTGAACATAAGTCCAATACCATCTGAATATCTTACTCTTTTTGATTTGCAATCGCGGCGTCACACCACCGAGCCCCTGCTGAATTTTATAACTTCGAAAAAAAGAATGTTGACAAATAGGATTAAATCCTATTTAATAAAAAAAACGAAATGGTACAGGAGATTACTTTGGATCTATTCTACGAACAATGCAAGGCCCATAATCTAAAAATAACTCCCCAGCGGGTGGCGGTGTACAAGGCGTTGAGTTCATCCCTATCCCACCCCAGTGCCGACCAGATCCACAAAGAATTGAAAAAGGAGTTTCCCAACATCAGCCTGGACACGGTAAACCGAACCCTGCTTACCTTTGCCAAGGCCGATATGATCGATGTGGTGGAAGGACACGGGGATCCCAGGCGCTTTGATCCCAACCGGAATCCCCACCACCATTTTTACTGCGTTTCCTGCAGGAAAATCTTTGATTTCAAGGACGACGACCTGGACCGGCTCCCCCTTTCCCCGGAAATTGAAAATAAATTCACCGTCACGGGAAAGCGGGTCTGCCTGACCGGGTATTGCGATAAGTGCCGCCACCTTCATAAAGAGGGCAGCGTCCATTAACCGGAAAAGCGGGCAACCGCAATTCAATACTTCTAACCCTATTAAGGAGACCAAATTCATGGCAAGCTTGAAAGGCACCAAAACAGAAAAAAATCTTCTCACCGCATTTGCCGGGGAATCCCAGGCCCGGAACCGCTACACCTATTTTGCCAGTAAAGCCAAAAAAGAGGGATACGTCCAGATTTCAGAGATTTTCACAGAAACCGCCAACCAGGAAAAAGAACATGCCAAACGCTTTTTCAAATTCCTTGAAGGCGGCGAGGTTGAAATCACAGGCGCCTTCCCTGCCGGCGTAATCGGCAGCACCCTTGAAAACCTGAAAGAGGCGGCCGCAGGCGAAGAATACGAATGGACCAAAATGTACCCGGATTTTGCCGCTGTGGCCCGGGAAGAAGGCTTCCAGGAGATCGCTATTGTTTTTGAAATGGTGGCCATTGCCGAAAAGCAGCACGAAAAACGGTACAAAGAACTGGCGGCCAATGTGGACGCCGGAAAGGTTTTCAAAAAAGACGCATCCACCACCTGGCGCTGCCGCAACTGCGGGTATGTCCATGACGGAGAAGAAGCTCCGGAAATGTGCCCCGCCTGTGCCCATCCCCAGGCCCACTTTGAAGTCCTCGGCGAGAACTGGTAGGCCCAAACGGCGTCAATATCTTTAGAAGCACCGGACCGGGGCGTCCGGAGGCGACAGCCGCTATTCGGTCCCCCGGCCCCTGGGTGCAGCTCCCAGGGTTCTTTTTTGCGGCTCCCCCAGCCCATCCCGGCTCATATATGCCATACACTGCCTAAAATCATAAACAAATTAGCGTTGGTCCTGATTCCGGGAACATTGACAAAGACTTTATATGAACATATATTTACAGCCAATTTTAATCTCAAATAGGAAATAGCCATGGCAGAAAATATTATAGAATTGACCGACGACGATTTTGAAAACATGATAAAAACCTCAGACAAACCCGTGATGGTGGATTTCTGGGCCCCCTGGTGCGGCCCCTGCAAAGCCATTGGTCCCACGGTTGAAGCCCTGTCCGCAGAGTACGGCGACAAAATGACCTTTGCCAAGGTCAATGTGGACGACAACCCCTTGAGCCCCAGCAAATTCGGCGTCCAGGCCATCCCCACCCTGATCTTTTTCAAAGGCGGCCAGGTGGCCGAGCAGATTACAGGCATGGTGGCCAAAGAAAAACTTGAAGAGACCCTCAAAAGCGTTCTTTAAGGAGACCTGCAATGAGCGATTATGATCTGGTGATTATCGGTGCCGGCCCTGCCGGCCTGACCGCAGGCCTCTACGCGGCCCGGGCCAGGATGAAGGTACTGCTTCTGGAAAAAGCCGTGCCCGGCGGCCAGATTCTTATCACGGACTGGATTGAAAACTACCCCGGTTTCCCTGAAGGCATCTCCGGATTTGATCTGGCGGAAAAAATGAAAAAACAGGCCATGGACCTGGGGCTGGAAATCGAAACCGCCGAAGTCCACAGCCTCAACCTCAGCGCCGAAACCAAGGAGATCGTTCTCAAGGACAGATCCATCAAGGCCAAAGCCCTGATCATTGCCACCGGCGCCTCCCCCAGAAAACTGGGAATCGGCGAAGACCGCTACATGGGCAAAGGTATTTCTTTCTGCGCCACCTGCGACGGCCCCTTCTTCCGGGATAAAACCGTTGTGGCCATCGGCGGCGGTGACACCGCGGTACAGGAATCCATTTTCCTGACCAAATTTGCCAAGAAGGTTTATCTGGTCCACCGCAGAGACGAACTGCGGGCCACAAAAATCCTTCAGGAAAGGGCCTTTGCCAATGATAAAATCGAATTCATCTGGGATTCGGTGGCCACCGGCGTTGAGGGATTCTTCGGCATTGAAGGGGTAAAAATCAAAAATGTAAAATCCGGCGCGGAATCCACCATCAAGGCCGACGGCTGCTTTATCTGGGTGGGCATCCTGCCCAACACCGAATTTGTCAACGGGGCCGTTGCCACCGATGAAGGCGGATTCATTATTGCCGACGCCCACATGGCAACCAATATCCCCGGTGTCTATGCCGTTGGTGATGTCAGGAACACCCCCCTGCGTCAGGTATCCACGGCCGTGGGCGACGGAGCCATTGCAGCGGTTTCCGCAGAACATTATATAGAAAGCTTATAAAATGAAAAATTGGCTTATTATCGGGATCTTCATGATCCTGCTCTCTGGCTGTTCCCTGTTTGACGAGTCCAGTCAGATGAACAAAAGCGCCCAGCAGCTTGCTGCCGAAGGGGCGGCCGCCTTCATGAACGAGGACTACCAGGATGCCGTCAAGGCATATACCGACCTGAAGGACTGGTATCCCTTCAGCAAATACGCCATCCTGGCGGAACTCAAGGTCGCCGACGCCCACTTTCACCTGGAAGAGTATGACGAGGCCCTGGTTGCCTATGAGGGGTTTGAGAAAATGCACCCCAAGAACGAGGCGGTTCCCTACGTGATCAACCAGATGGGCATGTGCTGGTTCAAACAGATCGACACGGTGGACCGGGATTCCGCTCCGGCAAAAAATGCAATGGCCCTGTTTAAGCGCCTGTACCGCCAGTTCCCGGACCATGAACTGGCAGAGGAAGCGGTGGCCCGAATTGAAGCCTGCATAGACAACATTGCCGGCCATGAACTATACGTGGCAGACCACTACAATAAAACAGAAGCCTACAAGGCCGCATTGAAACGATACGAATATATCGTTGAATTCTACCCGGGCACAGAGCAGAGCGAGATTGCCCTGGCCAAAATCCCCGCTGTGGCCGAAAAGGTAAAAAAGCTGGAAGCGGAGCAGGCTGAAAAAGAAAAAAACGAAGACTAAATTAAAAAATTCTAAAAAAGATAATAATCCTTTACTTTTAAAACAAATTAATGTATTTATCTCGGGTTATTATTTTGATGAAGCGTTTTCGTTAGGAGTATAAAAAATGTCAAAACAATGTGCAATTTGCGGAAAGAAACCAATGGTCGGCAACAATGTCAGCCATGCCCACAATCTGAACAAAAGACGGTTCAACCCCAATCTTCAGAGAGTCCGCGCAGTGATCAAACAGGGTTGCGTCAGAAAAATTGATGTATGCACCTCCTGCATCAAGGCAGGCAAAGTCGTTAAAGCCTCCTAAGCCCTTCTGACGAAAATCTGTCCGGCACTCCGGGCAGTACAAAAAAACAACACCGGGTTCCGGTATGTCTCTGGCATACCGGAACCTTTTGTTGTTTTTGTATATTGTCAGTCCCCGTCTCTATAAAATTTTAGATGCCAGTTCGGCTAATTCTGATCGTTCCCCTTTTTCCAGGTTGATATGGGCATATAATTTCTGCCCCTTCATCTTCTCAATGATATAGGCCAGCCCGTTGGTCTGGCTGTCCAGGTAGGGATGATCAATCTGGAAAATATCCCCGGTAAATACGATTTTGGTCCCTTCCCCGGCCCGGGTGATAATGGTTTTCACCTCATGGGGGGTGAGGTTCTGGGCTTCGTCAACGATGAAAAACACCCGGACAATGGACCGTCCCCGGATATATGAGATGGGGGTGATCACAATTTTCTCTTCCTCAATCAGCTCCTTTATTTTCTTCCCGTTGGTGCCGTTTTCGTTGAAGTGGTTCTGAATCACAGAGAGATTGTCGTACAACGGCTGCATATAGGGGTCCAGCTTGGAGGCGACATCCCCGGGCAAAAATCCAAGATCTTTGTTGCTAAGGGGCACCACGGGCCGGGCAATGAAGATCTGGCGGTAAAACTGCTTTCTTGCCAGGGCCGCAGCCAGTGCCAGCAGGGTTTTGCCTGTTCCGGCCTTGCCCGACACCGTGACCAGAGAGATATCCGGATTAAGCATGGCGTTGAGGGCAAAGGTCTGCTCGGAGTTTCTCGGCTTGATGCCGTAACATATCTTGGGCTGGATAAGCTTTACGGTCCTGCTGCCACCGTCAAAATAGGCCAGCGCCGACTTTGATCCGTTTTTCAGGATTACATTCTCATTGGAAAAAAATTCAAGCCCTTCCCCCAGCCGGTCGGTTTCTGCCTCGTAGGGCTTCTGGTATAAATCATCCAGTACCTGGGAACCGATGTTCTCTACCACCTTAAGCCCGGTATACATCTCGGAAATATTTTCCACAAATTTCGAATTATAGTTTTCCGTTTTAAGGCCGATGGACCGGGCCTTTAGCCGCAGGTTCACATCCTTGGTCACAAAGACTGCGTTTTTAAAATTATTTTGTTTAGCGATTGAATATGCGATGTTCAGAATCCGGATATCCGGGGTTATCTCACTGAAATTCTCCTGGATAATGGGATCCAGTGCCGTATCCAGCCGTATGGCGATGCTGCCTTTACCGTCGGCAACAGGCACGCCGCCGTTTAGCATTTTGTCGCTGGACAATGCATCCAGGGTCCGCAGAAAGTCCCTGGCATTGCAATTGATGACATTATTTCCCTTCTTGAACTTATCCAGCTCTTCGATCACCGTAATGGGGATAAAAATGTCATTGTCCTTGAATTGGTGAATGCAGGCGCTGTCATGGAGGATAACATTGGTGTCCAGAATGAAACTTTTTTTCATAAAGGTCTCCACATTAAATTTTCGGGATGAACATCATTTGGATTTATGATGTTTAAGTAAAGGACGATGGGGAGGGTTACCGGGCCTTTCTTCGCCGGTCTTCTGGGGGAGGCTGGTAAATAAAGGGTCTTTACCATAAACGATCCAGGCTGAAGTTAATATTCAGACCGGGCCGATGATCATCATTTAAGATAATCAAACCCGGCCATACCTACCATATAACTCTTCAAGTGCTATTTGTACACAAATTTTACAGATAATTGATTAGGAATATATTGGGAAAATGTTTTATTCGGTTCTCACCACCCGCTTGACCTCATTGACCTTCTTTACCCGGCGGATTTCAGACATGACACGGCGCAGCTGCTCAGAGCTTTCCACCATGATGGTGAAATAAAAGATACCGACCCCGTCCTGGCTGGTCTCGCTCTGGGCGTTGAGGATATTGATCTTGGCTTTGGAAATCACGGCGGCGATGTCGGCCAGAAGACCATGGCGGTCATCGGTTTTGATCCGGATGGAGGTGGGATAGGACTCCCTGAGTTCGCTGGCCCATTCCACCTCTATTTTTCGTTCACTGCTCATTTTCAGAACATTGGGGCAGTTTTTCCGGTGGATGGTAACACCCTGGCCCTGGGTGATATACCCGGTGATGGGGTCACCGGGCAGGGGGCTGCAGCATTTGGAAAATTTGACCAGGATATCGTTGAGGCCTTTGACAATAATGCCGGTGTCCCGCTTTCCTGTGGTTCTGGAGGCAATCTTCTCCAGATCGGCCTCTTTTTGCTCCTGCTCGAGTTCGGGGAGTACCCGGTTCAGCACCTGCCGGGCCGTGATTTTTCCGAACCCCACATGGGCCACAAGGTCCTCCACGGTTTTAAAACCGTATGATTGGGCCACCCGGCCGATCTCACCGTATTTGATCAGGGCGTTGAAATTCTGGTTCTGTTTTCTAAAGGTCTTTTCGCAGAGTTCCTTGCCCAGAGAATAACTGCGTTCCCGCTCCTTGGCGTTGATATAGGCCCGGATCTTGGTCTTGGCCTTGACGGTCTTAACAAAATTCAACCAGTCCCTGGAGGGTTCATGGCCCTTGGTGGTGATAATTTCAATGGTATCCCCGGTGCGCAGTTCATGGGCCAGGGGCACCATCTTGCCGTTGACCTTGGCGCCGGTGCACTGGGCCCCCACCTCGGTGTGGATACGGTAGGCAAAATCAACGGGCGTGGCTTTTTTGGGCAGGGTTTTGATGTCGCCCCCCGGTGTAAAAACATAAATTTCTCCGGGATACAGATCAATACGGACATTTTCCAGAAACTCATCCGGATCACTTAAATTTTCCTGGTTTTCCACCAGGTTCCGGATCCAGGCAAACAATTCACCCGTACTTTCATCAATTTTAGTCCCTTCCTTGTACGACCAGTGGGCGGCAATGCCGGATTCGGCAATCTTATCCATTTCATGGGTCCGGATCTGGATTTCCACCCGCTCCCCCCGGGGACCGATGACGGTGGTGTGGATGGACTGGTACATATTGGGTTTGGGATTGCCGATATAGTCCTTGATCTTGTAGTAGATGGGCTTCCACATGGAGTGGACCGCGCCCATGGCGGCATAGCACTGGGGAACGGTATCCAGGATCACCCGAAAGGCGATGACGTCGTAGACCTCGTCAAACTCAAGGCTCTGGGAAACCATTTTCTGGTAGATGGAATAGTGGGCCTTGTACCGCCCCTTGATCTCGCAGGGCAGTTCCATCTCCTCCATCTTGTAATGAAGGGAGGTGGACACTTCACGGATATAGGCCTCTTTGTCGTCTTTGGCACGGTTGACCAGTGCCTCGATATGGTCATGCTCTTCCCTGAGGGTATAGAAAAAGGCGATTTCCTCCAGTTCGTGCTTGATCCAGAAAATTCCCAGCCGGGCCGCAATGGGGGCGTAAATATCCAGGGTTTCCTGGGCAATGGCCGCCTGCTTTTCCGGCTTACGGTGGTACTTGAGGGTCCGCATGTTATGGAGACGGTCGGCCAGCTTGATGAGGATGACCCGGATATCGTCAGCCATGGCCAGGATCATT encodes:
- a CDS encoding transcriptional repressor, with the translated sequence MDLFYEQCKAHNLKITPQRVAVYKALSSSLSHPSADQIHKELKKEFPNISLDTVNRTLLTFAKADMIDVVEGHGDPRRFDPNRNPHHHFYCVSCRKIFDFKDDDLDRLPLSPEIENKFTVTGKRVCLTGYCDKCRHLHKEGSVH
- a CDS encoding rubrerythrin family protein, with the protein product MASLKGTKTEKNLLTAFAGESQARNRYTYFASKAKKEGYVQISEIFTETANQEKEHAKRFFKFLEGGEVEITGAFPAGVIGSTLENLKEAAAGEEYEWTKMYPDFAAVAREEGFQEIAIVFEMVAIAEKQHEKRYKELAANVDAGKVFKKDASTTWRCRNCGYVHDGEEAPEMCPACAHPQAHFEVLGENW
- the trxA gene encoding thioredoxin encodes the protein MAENIIELTDDDFENMIKTSDKPVMVDFWAPWCGPCKAIGPTVEALSAEYGDKMTFAKVNVDDNPLSPSKFGVQAIPTLIFFKGGQVAEQITGMVAKEKLEETLKSVL
- the trxB gene encoding thioredoxin-disulfide reductase encodes the protein MSDYDLVIIGAGPAGLTAGLYAARARMKVLLLEKAVPGGQILITDWIENYPGFPEGISGFDLAEKMKKQAMDLGLEIETAEVHSLNLSAETKEIVLKDRSIKAKALIIATGASPRKLGIGEDRYMGKGISFCATCDGPFFRDKTVVAIGGGDTAVQESIFLTKFAKKVYLVHRRDELRATKILQERAFANDKIEFIWDSVATGVEGFFGIEGVKIKNVKSGAESTIKADGCFIWVGILPNTEFVNGAVATDEGGFIIADAHMATNIPGVYAVGDVRNTPLRQVSTAVGDGAIAAVSAEHYIESL
- a CDS encoding outer membrane protein assembly factor BamD; the encoded protein is MKNWLIIGIFMILLSGCSLFDESSQMNKSAQQLAAEGAAAFMNEDYQDAVKAYTDLKDWYPFSKYAILAELKVADAHFHLEEYDEALVAYEGFEKMHPKNEAVPYVINQMGMCWFKQIDTVDRDSAPAKNAMALFKRLYRQFPDHELAEEAVARIEACIDNIAGHELYVADHYNKTEAYKAALKRYEYIVEFYPGTEQSEIALAKIPAVAEKVKKLEAEQAEKEKNED
- a CDS encoding 50S ribosomal protein L28, with the translated sequence MSKQCAICGKKPMVGNNVSHAHNLNKRRFNPNLQRVRAVIKQGCVRKIDVCTSCIKAGKVVKAS
- a CDS encoding PhoH family protein: MKKSFILDTNVILHDSACIHQFKDNDIFIPITVIEELDKFKKGNNVINCNARDFLRTLDALSSDKMLNGGVPVADGKGSIAIRLDTALDPIIQENFSEITPDIRILNIAYSIAKQNNFKNAVFVTKDVNLRLKARSIGLKTENYNSKFVENISEMYTGLKVVENIGSQVLDDLYQKPYEAETDRLGEGLEFFSNENVILKNGSKSALAYFDGGSRTVKLIQPKICYGIKPRNSEQTFALNAMLNPDISLVTVSGKAGTGKTLLALAAALARKQFYRQIFIARPVVPLSNKDLGFLPGDVASKLDPYMQPLYDNLSVIQNHFNENGTNGKKIKELIEEEKIVITPISYIRGRSIVRVFFIVDEAQNLTPHEVKTIITRAGEGTKIVFTGDIFQIDHPYLDSQTNGLAYIIEKMKGQKLYAHINLEKGERSELAELASKIL
- a CDS encoding bifunctional (p)ppGpp synthetase/guanosine-3',5'-bis(diphosphate) 3'-pyrophosphohydrolase, with translation MIRITDILDKIYDYNPEADVSLIDRAYIYSARVHEGQVRLSGEPYLSHPLEVADILADMKLDVESIAAALLHDVIEDTPATKEDIEGLFGSNVAHIVEGVTKLSALPSATKVAQQAESLRKMILAMADDIRVILIKLADRLHNMRTLKYHRKPEKQAAIAQETLDIYAPIAARLGIFWIKHELEEIAFFYTLREEHDHIEALVNRAKDDKEAYIREVSTSLHYKMEEMELPCEIKGRYKAHYSIYQKMVSQSLEFDEVYDVIAFRVILDTVPQCYAAMGAVHSMWKPIYYKIKDYIGNPKPNMYQSIHTTVIGPRGERVEIQIRTHEMDKIAESGIAAHWSYKEGTKIDESTGELFAWIRNLVENQENLSDPDEFLENVRIDLYPGEIYVFTPGGDIKTLPKKATPVDFAYRIHTEVGAQCTGAKVNGKMVPLAHELRTGDTIEIITTKGHEPSRDWLNFVKTVKAKTKIRAYINAKERERSYSLGKELCEKTFRKQNQNFNALIKYGEIGRVAQSYGFKTVEDLVAHVGFGKITARQVLNRVLPELEQEQKEADLEKIASRTTGKRDTGIIVKGLNDILVKFSKCCSPLPGDPITGYITQGQGVTIHRKNCPNVLKMSSERKIEVEWASELRESYPTSIRIKTDDRHGLLADIAAVISKAKINILNAQSETSQDGVGIFYFTIMVESSEQLRRVMSEIRRVKKVNEVKRVVRTE